Below is a genomic region from Rutidosis leptorrhynchoides isolate AG116_Rl617_1_P2 unplaced genomic scaffold, CSIRO_AGI_Rlap_v1 contig44, whole genome shotgun sequence.
AGATGTCTATCTTAAATTGTAAATTGATATTATTGACATATCCCGTTGAGATCATAGTTATCAATATGAATCAGCTCTTGATTTGTATACTACGATATGATTATATTCCATTCAATTCAAAGTCTAATTGACATGTATCCCATCAAGAGAATATGTAAAACTAATCAGTTTGAAAACATATCTATTGATCTGTCGTTGAATCTACCCATTTTTCAAaactctttttattttatttttttatctcaTGATATTTTATATGTTCATCAATGGATCCATCTGTTCTCTGATACATGCATTTTGATTTTCAAGCCATATGAAGTTTACTTCCTCGATTAATATCTTGAATTCATCATTCTCTTCTCAACTACTATATACGTAAGAACACGGCACAAATGTGAAAGCCTCCATATCCTTTGATTCTTTATTGCTGGCAAAATTGCTTATCTGATGTTTGTGCAGCACCTTTTATCAAAAGGATTGGAGAATTGAAAGTAAGCCACGAATGCTTGCTTGAGTTAGCAAAACTAACTTTAAACGAGAGGAAGGCTCGTATGAAAGCACCTGAAATACTCAAATTGACTTCGACCATTGTCCTTGACGCTGCATCTAGCGGAATCTCTGAAATAGTCAAGTTATGTCTTGAGCATTCTCCGGAGTTGATGTGGAATAAACAATTCACAAAAGAACTGATGAAAGAAATTGTGAAGGGAAGGCATGTTGAGTTATTTAGACTAATGAATGGATACAACACAATCCCAAATTTGAGGTACGATATTCAGAGGAACTGCGACCTGATGGCGGCAGTAGTAGAATGGTCCCCAGGATACGTACCAGCAGATGTTTCTGGAGCAGCTTTTCTTATGCAAAGGGAACTTCAATGGTTTGAGGTTGGTTCACCATATTTGCTTGCCACTCTTTAATTTACTTACAATCACATTGATAGGTGTCCTTTATTTTCTGAAGGTGCTGGAAGATAAGAGTCCTCCTTTGATAAAAAGTCTAAAATTTGAGGTCAGTTCACCTTATTTGTTTTGCTACCCTTTTCGCTCTTTAATTTACATTTGCGTTGATCGATGAAGGTAAAAGAAGATAAGAGCAGTCCTTCTAAAAGTCTGGAATTGAAAGAAACAAAAGAAAGGAGCGGGAAGACATACTGGGGAGTTTTTGTAGAACAGCGAAAAGATTTGGTCAAAGAGGCGGGGCAATGGATGAAGGATACGTCATCATCTTGTAGCGTCATATCAACCCTCATCTTTACAGTAGCTTTTGCTGCAGCTTTTACAATACCTGGAAGCAACGATAGGGATAACCCGGTCTTTCTAAAAAGGGACTCATTCTTGGTATTTACCGTTGCAAACGCTTTATCTCTCTTCTCCTCTGTCACCGCCACCTCGATGTTCTTGGCTATCCTAACCTCACGCTATGCCGCAGAATATTTTCTTCATTCACTACCAAGAAAAATGATACTGGGCCTCACTTTTCTCTTCCTCTCTTTCGTCTTCATACTCGTGGCTTTTGGCTCTGCTCTTGTAATTGTCCTAAGCAAACGATGGAAGTGGATTAACATCCCCATTACTTTGTTGGTGGTCATCCCTGTCATATTGTCTGCAGTACTAAAGCTTCCCTTGTATGTTGAAATGGTTGAATCCACCTATTGGCCTCACCTCTTCCGTCCTGTGAAGATTTGGAAATGACTTGTGCTATCACTATTGAACAAGGACATATGGTGATGCGATATTTTTTTGCACTTGTTAATCATGGTGTTTACTCATGTTTTAAGACTATTGAGGTATGGCATTAGCCATACTTGTACCAAAGTTTAATATATATTGTCAAGTGCACACCTTAACTCTATGGGTCAATTGGTATTTTCTCCCAAGCAGTGAGCAATTAATTCATTGCTAATTGTTGTATCAAGGTGAACCCAAGTCTTCAAAGAATTGGCAAGATGGCCATCAACAGTCAATAGGGTTCATCCATTCAAATAAAGCAATGATCCACACAAATTCTCTATACTACACAAGATAGCCACCCAAGTAATGGCCTAATACAAGGAACTTCATATGCAGCAACACCGAGCAAAGAACTATTTCAGTTTAATGGAAGCACAAACTTCGAAATCCGTCTTCACCCACTGCCGACACTTGCACCTCATCCTCTCATCCAACTGTATGGCTTTGACATCCGCCATCTTGCCGCATTGCCATCGATTACTCCTGCACTTTCATGATCCTCATGCTCCGCTTCTTCTGCATCGCATCATCCCTTCCTAACTGCTCACCCAGCAACTGCGCACAGTGCACTTCAGCACCAACACCAATTCCATAAAAAACATAGCCATCAAACTTTAGCCTCTTTCAGGTCTCTCTGCGATCACAGCAGCGAGGTTGACGTTTCTTTGGTGAATAGCGCCAGGACGCCAGGCACCTGGCGGGACAGTGATGTGAGGAGGATCGAGGTACCTGAATGAAACGGACATGCGGAGACTTTTCAATATTGTGACAAGATGACCAAGTTAGATGCCTCACGGCAAACGACTTAGAATCTCAAAGGTCACGTCTCAACGGCCAAACATTAAAAAATAATAAATTGCCTATAAGGCAAACAGATACTTCTGCACGTC
It encodes:
- the LOC139883714 gene encoding uncharacterized protein; translation: MDQELAPEVCIDLSSEDMATDQTCQDNCKTTRGNKEFREKGTTEGMATYKASQVGRKKSRDCNEESNPMVPQPSEMQGDSNPAEPPSVEPTPVVDENYRRLFEATLKGDWKAIERILNEDPEAVMASLMTIEDRDFTVLNIAAVTGQDELVEKLLKRIPRELKARGLDQAFCVAAQKGRIRRAKESIEQLEKVRGESTVHDALLFATRSIPKQKEVIWYLAKHILLYLAHQYRDLATSVDTKNNGLLEVFVHVKSYYRSGAKLNFWEKCVPCLVNTPFDNTKDMKMARAPFIKRIGELKVSHECLLELAKLTLNERKARMKAPEILKLTSTIVLDAASSGISEIVKLCLEHSPELMWNKQFTKELMKEIVKGRHVELFRLMNGYNTIPNLRYDIQRNCDLMAAVVEWSPGYVPADVSGAAFLMQRELQWFEVLEDKSPPLIKSLKFEVKEDKSSPSKSLELKETKERSGKTYWGVFVEQRKDLVKEAGQWMKDTSSSCSVISTLIFTVAFAAAFTIPGSNDRDNPVFLKRDSFLVFTVANALSLFSSVTATSMFLAILTSRYAAEYFLHSLPRKMILGLTFLFLSFVFILVAFGSALVIVLSKRWKWINIPITLLVVIPVILSAVLKLPLYVEMVESTYWPHLFRPVKIWK